In the genome of Dermacentor silvarum isolate Dsil-2018 chromosome 1, BIME_Dsil_1.4, whole genome shotgun sequence, one region contains:
- the LOC125943087 gene encoding uncharacterized protein LOC125943087: protein MASYTGPPPFDEAANEWPAYQVGLEASFEGHGVTEEKKKWALLVAALSTNTVGVIAGRCAPAKPVPAMAVGRIQRWALILSAYTYNIQHKDGKANVPADALSRIPVSPSTLPEESEDCDGCETPLACGETPAMRLLGFQPRSRFDNAVVPLAPVERSPCQTDVPGFLLTGDPVWVSNFGQGEPWTPATLRETQGAQMVTADGATGEIVRRHLDQVKVRLPDSSLANSPVPCPTDIRPESNMGRPEPEDPPAAGSPASTDLRPLGATPTLRRSTRIRRPPERFSP, encoded by the exons ATGGCCAGCTATACAGGCCCACCACCGTTCGACGAGGCCGCCAATGAATGGCCAGCGTACCAAGTTGGTCTAGAGGCATCCTTCGAGGGCCATGGCGTTACGGAAGAGAAGAAGAAATGGGCTTTGCTCGTTGCAGCGCTGAGCACCAACACGGTGGGCGTGATTGCCGGACGCTGCGCGCCAGCCAAG CCTGTGCCTGCCATGGCTGTGGGCCGGATCCAGCGCTGGGCCCTTATCTTGAGCGCCTACACCTACAATATCCAGCACAAGGATGGCAAGGCCAACGTTCCCGCTGACGCGCTCAGCAGGATTCCAGTATCCCCATCGACACTTCCCGAGGAATCCGAAGATTGCGATGGTTGTGA GACCCCGTTGGCCTGCGGAGAAACACCTGCAATGCGGCTGTTGGGGTTCCAGCCGCGTTCTAGATTCGACAACGCTGTGGTACCTCTTGCTCCGGTCGAACGTAGCCCCTGCCAGACTGATGTGCCCGGCTTCTTGCTGACAGGCGATCCAGTGTGGGTAAGCAACTTTGGACAAGGAGAGCCCTGGACGCCGGCTACGCTCCGGGAAACGCAAGGCGCCCAGATGGTAACAGCGGATGGTGCTACGGGCGAGATCGTACGCCGTCACTTGGACCAAGTCAAGGTGCGACTGCCGGACAGCTCATTGGCCAATTCACCAGTCCCGTGTCCTACTGACATAAGGCCAGAAAGCAACATGGGCCGTCCAGAACCAGAGGATCCACCTGCAGCGGGATCGCCTGCATCAACAGACCTACGGCCCCTCGGGGCTACCCCAACCCTGAGGAGGTCCACTCGGATCCGAAGACCCCCCGAGCGGTTCTCCCCTtag